ATTTTGGAGCACTAAAGGGAACCTACAGAGCTAATGACAATCTAACTCTAAAATTAATTGCCTCTGGATATCACACACAAGAACAAGAGCATTATGATATTTTTGCAGCATATGCACTGGGTACTGTAAATACCGATATTGGTAGTGAAAACCTGGGAGAAGTAGAATTTAGCGAAGGTATAGGTTCTCAATTAACGCATGCAAGAAATGATCTGGATGCATTAATATATAATCTCGAACACAAAGGAACATATGTTGCAGATCAACATCAGTTTGATTGGGGCATCAAATATACCTCAGAAGATATCAGAGACCGTTTACAAGAATATGAAATCATTGATTCTGCTGGTTTTTCTATCAGACCTCCTGTACTGGATTTTGTAAATGATCAGCCCTACACTCCTTTTGCAAGTCCTATTGTTCCTTTTACCAGCGTAAGAGCTACAAATGATACTAAAATTGATCGTATTTCTGGGTATGCACAATACAGTATTCGCTCTAATATCAAAGAAAATGAAATATGGGCAAATATAGGTGTTAGAGCACATAACTGGAATATCTATGGAAATACTGTCGAGGGTTCTGATTCACAAATTGTATTCAGCCCAAGGGCTCAAGTTGCTATTAAACCTGACTGGAAATCTGATATGATCTTTAGAGTTTCTGGAGGACTATATCATCAACCTCCCTTTTACAGAGAATTACGAGACTCATTAGGGGTGGTAAGGCCAGATGTTAAAGCACAGCAATCTATACATATCGTACTTGGTAATGACTACAGCTTTTCTATGTGGAAAAGACCATTTAAATTAACTACAGAGTTATATTACAAAAAGCTAACGGATGTAAACCCTTACACTATCGAAAATGTTAGGATACGATATCGTGCAAGAAATAATGCAGAAGCATATGCACAGGGAGTCGATTTAAGACTTAATGGAGAATTTGTTCCCGGTACAGAAAGCTGGGTAAGTCTTGGGTATTTAAAAACTGAAGAAAATATCGATAAGCGTGGTTATATCTCTCGACCAACAGATCAACGACTCAAAATCGGAGTGTTATTTCAGGATTACGTCCCTTCTATACCAAGCTTAAAAATGTATTTAAATATGGTCTATCAAACAGGAGTACCAGGAGGTTCTCCCAGTTATGCAGATCCATATAATTTTCAGACCAGACTACGAGATTATCGAAGAGCAGATTTAGGAATATCATATGTTGTGGTTGATCAAAACAAAAGATTAAGAGAAGGTCATTTTCTTAATATGTTTAGAGAATTAAACCTTGGTTTTGAAATCTACAATATCTTTGACAATCAAAATACAATCACCAACACTTTTGTAAGAGATGCAGCAAGTCAACGCCAATTTGCCATTCCCAATTATTTAACGCCCCGGGTTTTTAATGTTCGACTAGGAATGAAATTTTAGATTATTCTTCTATAAATTTCTTTAGTACATCAACTGTATAATCTACTTCTTCTTTAGTATTAAATTTTGAAAGTGAGAAACGTATTGATGGTTTTTGTAAATCCTCATCAGAAAGGATTTCGGTTAATACATGAGATCCTTTACCGCTTCCACTTTGGCAAGCACTCCCCTTTGAACATGCAATACCATTAATATCTAAATGAAATAATAGTATCCCAGCTTTTTCTTCAGAAACAGGCAAACACACACTAATTAAGGTGTATGTACTTTTTTCAGGATCACAACAACTGGCATTAAACTTTACTCCTTCAATGTTATTTTTAAGAGTATCGATAAAGTATTGTTTAAGATTTGTAACGTAACTCTTTTCTTCTTCTAAATTTTCATATGATAATCGCAACGCCTCATCCATTCCTGCAATATTATGCACGCTTTCTGTTCCTGCTCGATACCCTCGTTCTTGTTCACCACCAAAAATTAACGGTTTTAAACCAGAATTTTTTCTAATATAGGCAAAACCAACTCCTTTTGGTCCATGAAATTTATGAGCACTTACTGCCGTAAAATCAATATGTAAGTTACTTAAATCTACATCATAATGTCCTATTGACTGAACCATATCACTATGAAAAAGTGCTTTATGTTTATTACACAGGTTTCCAACATGCTCAATATCTAATATCGTCCCCACTTCATTATTTACATGCATCAAGCTTACTAACGTCTTCTCATTAGAATTACTAAGAAGTGATTCTAAGTGTTTATAATCAATCGATCCATCTGTATTTATATTAACATAACTTACTACTATATCGGTACGAGACTCTATTTCCTGTACTGTATGTAATACTGCATGATGTTCTATTTTGGTTGTAATAATACGCTTAACCCCTAAATCCCTAACAGCACTATTTATTGCTAAGTTATCAGCTTCTGTACCACCAGAAGTAAATATAATTTCTGATGCTTTTACTCCTAAATAACTAGCAATGTTTTTACGTGTTTGTTCTATATGATTCTTAGCAGATCGCCCATAACCATGTATTGATGATGGATTTCCATAATCTTCTTTCAATACAGAAACCATTTTAGCAATAACCTCTGGCCTTACCTCTGTGGTAGCCGCACTATCAAAATAAACTTTTTGCATAAAACAAAGTAATTAAGTTGTTGAAATAGACATTTATTCGTTTTTCGTAAAAAAAACTTTAATTTTTACAATATTCCCAATTTTCCGACTACAAAACTAATCTAAATAAAATTATTTTCGAGTACACACGTTATAATCTTTCAATTCCTTTACTTTTGTCAAAAAAAATACTCATTCTGACATGAAAAAGTTGTTTTCATTTCTCTTTTTATTATTATTCCTCTCCTCTTGTGATGATGGTGACTTAGTGATCACCAGTTTTGAATTTGATGATGTTGACTTACAGCTTTGTAAAGGTGCAACACCAAATGAATTTGTTTTTTTCAAGATTAACAAAACTATAAACGAGGCTATTTCCTATAGCTTTATCAGTGAGACTTTTTCTGATACTATTGCAACACCCACACCCATTACTATCCAATTAAGTGAGGATTCTAACAATTTAATATATAGAAATTTCAATATCCCGGTAACTACAGATTATTTTTGTTCTAATATCCCGTCTAGTGAAATTATAATTATTGAAGAACTTAATGGCATTACAGGAACATCTGAAATTTTGACTAAAATTACAACTGAAGATGATGACGATGGGGTTCCGGCAGAACAAGAAGATCTTAATAATAATGGCGACTATGAGGATGATGATACCGATGGTGACGGAATTCCTAATTATAAAGATCAGGATGACGATAATGATAACATTTTAACTAGTGTTGAGTTACCAAATGACATTCCTGACAATGATGCCCCCCGAGATACAGATGGAGATGGTATACCCGATTATCTCGAAGAAGATGATGATGGTGACGGAATCTTAACTCGTAATGAAGATGCAGATATGAATAAAAATCCAAGAGATGATAGAGATCCTGTTTCCGGAAAATTATTTTACCTGGATGCAGAATCAACTAATAGTGCAGTTATGGTAAACCCTGCACTTGATAACACTATAAAAACTACATTTAGAACCACCTTATCTATAAATGGCCTTGTTTTTGATAGTTACAATCAAAATTTTAAAGACAGACATTTTTCATTTGGTTTTAGAGATGTTACCATCCCTAAGACAACCAAAAAAGAGTAGCTCATACCACATTATTATGAATAATTTTTTTTACTATATAATTTTTATTGCAGTATTGGTTAGTTGTAGTGAAGGAGATGTTATTGAAAATGACATCAGTAATTTCACAGCTCCGTTAGAGAATTGCTCTAATCAAAATGAAGATACTTTTGTTTTTTTCAAAATTGATCCTCAAATTAATCAATCTCTTTCTCTTAGCTTTACAAGCTCTACTTTTGAATTAAATACAGTTCCCGAAAGCCTTACTCATACTGTAGAACTTAATAAAACTACAAATATCTTAATCTACAGACAATTTAACACTCAAGTCGATGGCACTGCATATTTTTGCAGTAGCATTCCTCCCAGTGGTATTACAGTTACTCAAGAGCTAAAAAGTTCTAACGGAAATGCTGAAATAAAATATGCCGTAAAGAGTGATACAGCTACAGAAACTATCTACACCAGAACGATAACTCTTACCGATATCACTCTGGAAGGAGCTGGGATTGCAATACGACAAGAACTACTACAACTAGGCGAAGATGAGATTACTGTTCTAAAATAACTATTTTGGGTTTTGAACAATATACACCGCTGTCGCTCCTAGTCCATATTTCCTATAGTTACCTTCAGAAATTCTGATATTATCATATCTCCCAAAAAGGTATTTGAGTTCTTCTTTTAAAACTCCTTGCCCAACCCCATGAATAAAAACTACATTGGGAATACGTTTACTAATTGCAAAATCAAGTTGTCTTTTTGCTGTATCCAATTGCAACGTTATCATATCATGATTGGTCATTCCTTTGGTTGATTTCACTAATTTGTTAATGTGTAAATCAACTTCCATTGGTGGTATATCCCGCTCTTTTGGTCTAGCAATAGGTCTTTTGGGCTTTTTTTTAAAAATCTCCTTCTCCTGCAAGTTCTTATGCACCTCTTCATAAGAAGGCATAATAAGTTCCCCCGACTTAATTTTTACCACTTCACGAATAAAAAATGTCATATCAAACCCATCCTCTGTTTCAATTGTTACTTCATCAGCAGTAACCGCTACAACTTTGCCTGTAATTGGTTCATCCAGAACAGATACAGTATCCCCTATTTTAATCATATTATTCTTCTTCTTCATGGTATGGATCAGAATCAATTTTGGTTTTCGATTTCACATTAGTATTAATAAGAAATACTCCTAACATTAAAAAAACCACTCCAATACTCTGGATGTAATAGTTTTTAGTTATCGAACCAATTTCACTTATCAATGCAATAGCCCCAATCATTACCAAAAGTATACTCATGATTTTTTTGATCCTACGATAATTCATTTGCCTAATCCTTTTTTTTATTAATCCAATAGATAGTATAATCAATATCATCATTTAATGTCTTAAGAATTGATTTCTTTTCAAATAATGACTTCAAGGTATTTTCTTTATACCCGATCCAATACTTCTCTTACTAATTGCAAAAGTATTAAATAATAGATTTTTGAACCTTCAAATATTTTAAATAACTTAATTATGTATATTGCAGTTAATAATTATAAAGTTTTTTCGCTTTTGGAAACCTATATGTTACCTTGTTTAAACAAAAAAATTTTTGGAGTTGATTGTTTAGGCTGTGGAATGCAAAGATCTATTTCTCTCTTACTCAAGGGAGATTTTGTTGCTGCGTTTTATATGTATCCTGCGATTTATCCTCTTTTACTATTACTACTATTTTTAGGATTCAACTTTTTTATCAAATTTAAATATGACAGACTTATAAAAATGAGTCTAATGGTTACAGCCATACTTACTATTATTATAAGTTATGTAATCAAAATGAAAATTATTTTTAACTAATCAATCTAAATTATGGAAAAACAAACATTACCTAATTCTACCCTAATCCTGGTTTTTGGTATTCTATCAATCTTAGGATGCTGTTGTTATGGTGTACTAGGAATTATCCTGGCTATTGTGGCTATAGTACTAGCTAAAAAAGCTACTGCTTTATACAATGAAAACCCAGAATTATATACTGGATATCAAAATGTTAAAACAGGTAAGATCCTGGCAATTGTAGGTTTAATACTAAGTGTTATCTATTTAATCTATGTTGTTTTCATATTTGCAACAGTAGGATATGATGGTATACTAGATATGCAAAGAGAAATGATGGAACAGTACGGAGGGTAATCTGTAAATAATTTAATTTTTAAAAACTGTTCGGAATACTATTTCGAACAGTTTTTATTTAGAATAAATTTCTTATTCATATAATTTGTGGAGCAGTTTATTAACTATATTGAATCTAATCTATTACAATGCCCTACCAAAAAACTAATGGGTATTGAT
This region of Aquimarina spinulae genomic DNA includes:
- a CDS encoding TonB-dependent receptor, which produces MKPNFFPLLILLILISISSSAQTATLKGVILNENNIPIQGANISYNDSGTQSDKNGVYQLSIPANQEITIHISHISLKNIQFVINLEENQEYELNPVLKTDVEQIGEVIISGRERKIVEGITTLDPETIRTTPSANAGVEGLLKSLPGVSSNNELSTQYSVRGGNYDENLVYVNEIEVYRPFLVRSGQQEGLSFVNTDMVRNVDFSAGGFQAKYGDKLSSVLDITYKRPTRLGATVDLSLLGGSVSAEGISKNKKLAAIVGVRYRDNSLLVDAKNTETNFQPRFADVQTYLSYNFSSKFELGFLSNLALNTYDYEPLTEQVNFGTLQTVQALTVRYDGQEKDRYETYFGALKGTYRANDNLTLKLIASGYHTQEQEHYDIFAAYALGTVNTDIGSENLGEVEFSEGIGSQLTHARNDLDALIYNLEHKGTYVADQHQFDWGIKYTSEDIRDRLQEYEIIDSAGFSIRPPVLDFVNDQPYTPFASPIVPFTSVRATNDTKIDRISGYAQYSIRSNIKENEIWANIGVRAHNWNIYGNTVEGSDSQIVFSPRAQVAIKPDWKSDMIFRVSGGLYHQPPFYRELRDSLGVVRPDVKAQQSIHIVLGNDYSFSMWKRPFKLTTELYYKKLTDVNPYTIENVRIRYRARNNAEAYAQGVDLRLNGEFVPGTESWVSLGYLKTEENIDKRGYISRPTDQRLKIGVLFQDYVPSIPSLKMYLNMVYQTGVPGGSPSYADPYNFQTRLRDYRRADLGISYVVVDQNKRLREGHFLNMFRELNLGFEIYNIFDNQNTITNTFVRDAASQRQFAIPNYLTPRVFNVRLGMKF
- a CDS encoding cysteine desulfurase family protein, encoding MQKVYFDSAATTEVRPEVIAKMVSVLKEDYGNPSSIHGYGRSAKNHIEQTRKNIASYLGVKASEIIFTSGGTEADNLAINSAVRDLGVKRIITTKIEHHAVLHTVQEIESRTDIVVSYVNINTDGSIDYKHLESLLSNSNEKTLVSLMHVNNEVGTILDIEHVGNLCNKHKALFHSDMVQSIGHYDVDLSNLHIDFTAVSAHKFHGPKGVGFAYIRKNSGLKPLIFGGEQERGYRAGTESVHNIAGMDEALRLSYENLEEEKSYVTNLKQYFIDTLKNNIEGVKFNASCCDPEKSTYTLISVCLPVSEEKAGILLFHLDINGIACSKGSACQSGSGKGSHVLTEILSDEDLQKPSIRFSLSKFNTKEEVDYTVDVLKKFIEE
- a CDS encoding DNA mismatch repair protein MutS; amino-acid sequence: MKKKNNMIKIGDTVSVLDEPITGKVVAVTADEVTIETEDGFDMTFFIREVVKIKSGELIMPSYEEVHKNLQEKEIFKKKPKRPIARPKERDIPPMEVDLHINKLVKSTKGMTNHDMITLQLDTAKRQLDFAISKRIPNVVFIHGVGQGVLKEELKYLFGRYDNIRISEGNYRKYGLGATAVYIVQNPK
- a CDS encoding DUF2752 domain-containing protein, which produces MQRSISLLLKGDFVAAFYMYPAIYPLLLLLLFLGFNFFIKFKYDRLIKMSLMVTAILTIIISYVIKMKIIFN
- a CDS encoding CCC motif membrane protein, giving the protein MEKQTLPNSTLILVFGILSILGCCCYGVLGIILAIVAIVLAKKATALYNENPELYTGYQNVKTGKILAIVGLILSVIYLIYVVFIFATVGYDGILDMQREMMEQYGG